CACAACATATAAAGCTCTGGTCTCGGCACAAGCACACATGGAAGAGATTATACAAAATCTCGACGGAATGATAAGGTAATTTATATCCTCTGTGTTCACAAAAGCTGTGAATGAAACTAAGGTGCCACGTAATTATGCTCTGCAGGGAGTTGCTGATTTCGTTCTATAAGAGGACTGGCAAAAAGCCCAAAAGGATTATATTTTACAGGTATGTGCTTGACTTAACTATCTAGATAACTCTTGGATGAAGCCTTCATTTCGTGACTTCCTTTGCTTTTGTTTTGTTTATTTAGGGATGGAATAAGTGAAGGACAATTCAACCATGTTTTGATCCTTGAAATGGACGCGATAAGGAAGGCTTGTGCCTCTCTGGAAGATGGGTATCTACCCCCAGTGACATTTGTCGTAATACAGAAAAGGCACCACACAAGGCTCTTCCCTGGAGTTCATGGAAGGAGAGATGTTACTGACAGAAGTGGGAACATTCTTCCTGGTTAGTACCGTGATGTTCATCCTTGTTTAATGACAACCTTAGCATTAACATTTGCTTGTCACTGAGATTGGACCCTGGTTGGTTTAATGACAACCGCCACATTAGCCATACTGTATCTTTGGGAGATCTCCACTTCTAACACAAGCATGATACTATTTTGAACACATACATGCATGTTGGCTGTAATTTGTGACTCTTTTCTTCCTGTTAAAATACACAGGAACTGTGGTTGATACCGAGATTTGTCATCCGCGGGAGTTTGATTTCTACCTTTGTAGCCATGCTGGAATTCAGGTATGTTTTAGCAGGTACTTGATAGTGTGTTATATTCGTCCCTCTGAATGAAGATTCGTTTCTCCAGGGAACCAGCAGGCCAATACACTATCATGTCCTCTACGATGAAAACTGTTTCTCGGCTGATGGGCTGCAGATACTTACAAACAGCCTGTGCTACACGTAAGCTTAGCTTGATCCTGATCCCCAATATATATTTGCTGCCATCTGAACTCAAGTTTTTTTTGTTGTTTTGCAAATGCAGATACGCACGATGCACACGCGCTGTCTCAGTTGGTAAGTCTATATGCCAGTTTCACCAAGTTCTTTGTGTGATTAGTCAAGTGTATTGTTGCttcatttcttattggttacagtGATCCTGGCTTTCAGTCTGTGATGCATTGTAGCAGTTCCCCATAATAGAATAGACCATGTCTTTTTTCTGTTTAGGCTGATGCTTCTATTTGTGTGACTGAAAGTGCCATAGCTTTTTTTCTGAAATGTTTCTTGTTTGTTTGACCTATACCTTTTCTGTCTAGATTTTTGCTTACTTTTTAGTCTTCATGTACCACCTGTCTGAGATTGATGAACTGAGACAAAAACCATTCAAAAGAAATGGCCCAGACTTTGATGCTAaataaataaagttgaatcacatttcaaCTCCTATATCTCTTCATTCTTAAATACCATGAACAAATTTTCTCTTCGAATACCATAAACTTACTTCACTATTCTAAATTCCTGGTGCTTGTGCTACCAGTTTTTCATTTACAGTGATCATGATTTCAGTTTGTGATGCATAGTAGCAGTTCCCCATAATAGAATAGACCATGTTTTTTTCTGTACCTACATTTTCCCTTCTTGTACTTCTTACTCTTCCAGTGATTTAGCTACAAGCAGGCAGCTGCTAGGGCCAATGATTCGGCTAGGATAAGATGATTGTTGAGGACCAGCCGTACAAATGCAAAATGGAAACAATACATGCATGTATCAAACTTACCAAAAGTTGAGACACCTCGTATCCTTTCATCCCCATTTTTTTGCATACCCGGTTATTGATTTGTTGTCCATTGCAGTTGCAGAACAAAGCCTCAGCCTATTTTGCTGCTACCAACCCTCCCCCCTAAACTTGTTTAAAAAGCAACCCATTCCAGTACATAGTTGCTGCGTACAGTTTATTATCAGTGCTTGTATTCCAGTACATAGCAGCTCATTCCAGTATATAGCGGCTCATTCCAGTATAGGGAATAATAATGATAATAGTTGTATATCGTTGGCAGTTTCTTTTTATATCTTCTCTGTCGCATTTCCTACCACGTTAAACACTTGCAGATGCTTAAGATTATTTCAGAGTTGGAACTTTTTAAAACTAGAGTTTCTTATGAGTTATTCAAATCTTGTTGAATGTTGATGAAGTTACGAAACACTGGTTGATATCACCTGGGCGAGGATGTCTAAATGGCCAAGTGCTTGAAATTGCTTTTTCCATACCAAATCAATTGCCTTACATGCCAGATTTGCTCACCAAATTGTTTGTGTTGTTGGTCTCACAAATGTACATGTTAATGTCCTTATTATCTATCCATATGACTATGAGGTCTCAATTGCCTTTCATTAAGAGGCGAGAAAGTTTGACCACATTCATGTCAAAGCCAAGAATAGTGTAAATTTTAAAAAAAAGCCACTCAGGTTTGGGACGCTCTCCGCGTTCGATGCGTCTTCAACCGATCGTGTGTTGACGCTTGCCCTACGCTCGGACCCGAAATTTCCATTCGCCGCGCGTTGAGCTTGAGCTTCGTCACGTCCGCCTCTCCCTTTTCCGTGTGGCAAAGTCGCCCGCCCCTCGCACTCCCCAGTCCCCAGTCGTCCTCCACCCCCACCGTGCCTCCCCTCCCTAGATCCCCCCACCCATGACGTCCTCTGGCTCGcccttctcctcctcctcctccgcgtCTCACATGCCGGACAGGTGGGAGCCGCCGTCGTCGTAGATGTCAAAGGACGGGCCCGACTCCGACTCTCCGCCGTCATCACAGATGTCGAAGGACGGCCACGACACTGACTCGACTCTGCCATCGTAGATGTCGTGGTACGGCTCTTGCAGCGGGGACAGGTGCGATCTAGATCTGAGGGGCGGTAGCGACAGGGGCGGGAGGTGAGCGTTGCTGGACCAGGTGTTGGGGATCGTGTCGCAGAGGAGGACTCGGACTCGTCGTCGTTGCAGATGGGAGCCAGATCTCCAGTGACTCCGTGAGCTGCCTGCTCTGCTTCACAGCACACACCCAGCACAACACTAGCTCAGCTCGACAAGGTAGCAGTCATTGCTCGCCATGCAATGTCATTGCCGCTGCTCCCCTCCTCCTGCTCACCGCCGCTGTAGCGAGGCTTCTGTTGGAGCTGTCAGTTTCTTGTTCTCTGTTACACTTGTGTCATTCAAATGCAGTGGTAATTTAGAAGTAATTTTTTCACTCCACATTTGAGCATAAAGTAATGGAATAGATGGTATAACCTTGCAAGTGGTTGCATCCATGGACTGGCCACAAGTCACAACATATAAAGCTCTGGTCTCGGCACAAGCACACATGGAAGAGATTATACAAAATCTCGGCGGAATGATAAGGTAATTTATATCCTCTGTGTTCACGAAAGCTGTGAATGAAACTAAGGTGCCACGTAATTATGCTCTGCAGGGAGTTGCTGATTTCGTTCTACAAGAGGACTGGCAAAAAGCCCAAAAGGATTATATTTTACAGGTATGTGCTTGACTTAACTATCTAGATAACTCTTGGATGAAGCCTTCATTTCGTGACTTCCTTTGCTTTTGTTTTGTTTATTTAGGGATGGAATAAGTGAAGGACAATTCAACCATGTTTTGATCCTTGAAATGGACGCGATAAGGAAGGCTTGTGCCTCTCTGGATTAGTtattaagacaggtgttgttaataaaatgttgaccaactaaaatgcttattgttcaacctcagcctcaccttgttagacttgcattagtttttccaccacttgctgagccccgaccataagtgagctcacccttgcttaaattttgatcagaagcttgcagatgaagatatgatgttgaactccatggatgctagtctagtgatacccccagtcatcttcctgtggatggatgtccatgttcgctatactttgatgaataaaggttaagacattatgtctgttcgaagtgtaatatgttaatataatcgttatttacgctcttatgcattgttcttttgatatattacacttgtgacgtcaacatatgtgtggaaatagatcccggcacacatatgctatgcacccggctctgcccttgggaaacgggtgtgacagaagtggtatcaaagcaatgtgaccgtaggtcgctagattagttagaaatggaaagcccagtcagtcgttCAAAACCTGATTTAATTGTcttcataaaaacttactttatattaaacctcgtctcttttatcttcaactcttcttgtctgattcttcgtctatcaaaaggttctaatgagaagcattgcaagatgatcaagctaggattgcggaacttgaagcgaagtttgctaGAAGAAACCCTTTCGAAGCTATCGACAATGCCCTAttctgtcttatccccactccgcaagaacttttgttatggatcccctagatctattaccagacttcttgtctaggttgataggatagttctttagtattaagatttttcg
This portion of the Zea mays cultivar B73 chromosome 2, Zm-B73-REFERENCE-NAM-5.0, whole genome shotgun sequence genome encodes:
- the LOC103647339 gene encoding protein argonaute MEL1 encodes the protein MTSSGSPFSSSSSFVSRMPDRWEPPSSQMSKDGPDSDSPPSSQMSKDGHDSDSTLPSGGLGLVVIADGSQISSDSVSCLLCFTAHTQHNTSSARQGSSHCSPCNVIAAAPLLLLTAAVAGLLLELSVSCSLLQLCHSNAVVVASMDWPQVTTYKALVSAQAHMEEIIQNLDGMIRELLISFYKRTGKKPKRIIFYRDGISEGQFNHVLILEMDAIRKACASLEDGYLPPVTFVVIQKRHHTRLFPGVHGRRDVTDRSGNILPGTVVDTEICHPREFDFYLCSHAGIQGTSRPIHYHVLYDENCFSADGLQILTNSLCYTYARCTRAVSVVILAFSL